One window of the Daphnia pulex isolate KAP4 chromosome 8, ASM2113471v1 genome contains the following:
- the LOC124201014 gene encoding carboxypeptidase B-like has translation MSLLFALFAVNWVFFACHAAPTGQCKATRNTATSYSGFQIWSITPHSQSEQTALFKIIKNYKLEIWKETKELDDPVDIMVPPRVQKEVRQKLKEAKLPYDIEILDLQKAIKNENPIVNASATNRNAAHQMDWTRYHRLDDIYVYLKYLADTYPCHVELINIGTSYEGRPLYVVHISNSTSAHTPAIWIDGTFHAREWISPAVVTYIIQQLVEDPANLKLLQNVDWYIMPVVNPDGYEYSHVSSRLWRKTRSPSQVESGRCQGVDPNRNFDFKWGGAGSSSNPCSQVYKGPKAFSEPETLAYANFISSISYKTKLYLSLHSSGQKIMLPWGYDRIVPHNFDEMLALAQNAACKFKLFNYKVGNKVDLLYRASGNSADWAASIGIEYVYSVELPIRGFVLPASNIIPVSQDFFRAMDVFADKVSTLTVVVK, from the exons AtgtcgttgttgtttgctTTATTCGCCGTGAATTGGGTTTTCTTTGCCTGTCACGCCGCTCCAACCGGACAATGCAAAGCAACACGGAACACTGCCACTTCGTATTCCGGATTCCAGATTTGGTCAATCACGCCTCATTCACAAAGCGAACAAACTGCCCTTTTCAAGATCATCAAAAACTACA AACTTGAGATATGGAAAGAGACCAAGGAATTGGACGATCCGGTGGATATCATGGTACCACCCCGCGTACAAAAAGAAGTCAGACAAAAGTTGAAAGAAGCTAAACTGCCCTACGACATTGAAATCCTGGACTTGCAGAAGGCAATTAAAAACGAGAATCCCATCGTCAACGCCAGTGCCACCAATCGTAATGCAG CTCACCAAATGGACTGGACCAGGTACCACCGACTGGACGATATTTACGTCTACCTCAAATACTTGGCCGACACTTACCCGTGTCATGTCGAGTTGATTAATATCGGTACCTCGTACGAAGGACGGCCGCTCTACGTTGTTCACATCTCCAATTCGACTTCTGCCCACACACCTGCAATTTGGATCGATGGAA CATTTCACGCTCGAGAATGGATCTCACCTGCGGTGGTGACTTACATTATTCAACAGCTCGTTGAAGATCCGGCAAACTTGAAACTCTTGCAAAATGTCGACTGGTACATTATGCCCGTTGTGAATCCTGATG GTTATGAGTACTCACATGTGAGCAGTCGACTATGGCGAAAAACTCGTTCACCATCGCAAGTGGAATCAGGAAGGTGTCAAGGTGTTGATCCTAATCGTAATTTTGACTTTAAG TGGGGTGGTGCAGGCTCAAGCAGTAATCCGTGCTCTCAAGTATACAAGGGACCTAAAGCCTTTTCCGAGCCAGAGACTCTCGCCTATGCAAATTTCATCAGCAGTATTTCCTATAAAACCAAA CTTTACCTAAGTCTTCACAGCTCTGGTCAGAAGATTATGCTTCCTTGGGGTTACGATCGAATTGTACCACACAATTTCGACGAAATGTTGGCACTGGCCCAGAATGCCGCTTGTAAATTCAAGCTATTTAATTACAAAGTTGGAAACAAGGTCGATCTTCTCTACCGTGCTTCAG GTAACTCGGCAGATTGGGCCGCATCTATTGGAATCGAATACGTCTACTCCGTCGAGCTTCCAATTAGAGGATTTGTCTTACCTGCCTCAAACATTATACCGGTGAGCCAAGACTTCTTCCGGGCTATGGATGTTTTCGCTGACAAAGTATCCACTCTCACTGTGGTTGTTAAATAA